The DNA window CCGAGCGCCGCCGCCAGAAGCTCGGTGAGGCGCGTGTCCATGCATGACACGATGGCCAGCTTTTTGTCGGGGTACTTGTCGGTGGCGTAGCGCTCGTACTCGCCGCGCTCGACGAACGCGCGGTTGTGCGCGAGGATGCCTTCAACGGTAGGGGAGGTTATGTTCATGGATGCCTTCTTTCGTGTGGGTCCCCATGATAGCGCAACAGCGCGTGCGCGAACGAATGTTTCACGTGAAACACCGATGCGGCCAGCGCCGCGCACGCAAAACGGCCGCCCGGGCGGGGCGGCCGTTTCAGCAAGCAACGGGGACGAGCGGCTTAGAACGCGGTGAAGGAGGCCTTCGGGCAGAAGCAGATGGGGCACTTCTCGAAATCCTCGCCCTTGTGGATGTAGCCGCAGATGGGGCACAGGTAGAACGTGTCGTCGTCGGCGGCGTCCAGGTCGTTGTAGGCGGCCAGGTAGCGCTCGGCATGCACGGACTCGGCCAGCTTGGCGCGGGTGAACACCTGCACGGCCTTGGCGTTGCCCTCCTCCTGGGCCTTCGCGATGAACGCCGGGTACATGTCGGAGGTCTCGAAGATCTCGCCCTGAGCGCCGGAGATGAGGTTCAGGTCGGTCTGAGCGCCCTCGGCCTCAGGGGCGGCCGGCTTCTCGAAACCGGGCTCCATCTCGGCGACGAGCGCGTACTCGAGGCCGATGTGGATCTGCTCGGCGGCGCTGGTGGCCTCGAACAGGCGGGCGATCTGGTCGTAGCCCTGCTCCTTGGCGGCCTTAGCGAAGGCGGCGTACTTGGCGGAGGCGCCGGTCTCGCCGGAGATGGCGGCCTTCAGGTTCTCAAGCGTGGTGCCGACCTCGCAGGTGCCGAAGCCGTTCATGTTCGTGCAGTTGTCAGCGGTGGGGATAGCGTCGCGAAGCTTCATCTGTGCATACTCCTTCTCGTCTTACGTTGCCTTGTGTGCCCTTGTTTCTCTTATTGAGAATCAATCTCAATAAGTAGAATACCCCCTCGCGCAATGCCGCGCAAGGGGGTAATTGATGGCTTGCGCCCGATTCGCACAATGTCCACAAAGCAGCTCGAGTTCGCTGTGAAATCACTCGCTCCTCAGCGCTTCCACGGGGTCTTCGCGGGCGGCGGCGCTCGAGGGGATGAGGCCGGCGAGGAACGTGAGCAGCACGCTGATGCCCACCAGCACAAGGGCCGCCTGCCAGGGCAGCGACGCCACGTTCGCCACGTCGAACAGCGAGTAGACGATGGCGTTTGCCGGGATGCACGCGAGCGCGGTCACGCCGATGCCGATGATGCCGGCCGTGAAGCCCACGATGATGGTCTCGGCGTTGAACACACGGCTGATGTCGCCCTTGCTCGCGCCGATGGAGCGCAGGATGCCGATCTCCTTCTTGCGCTCGAGCACGCTGATGTAGGTGATGACGCCGATCATGATGGACGACACCACGAGCGAGATGGCCACGAACGCCACCAGCACGTAGCTGATCATGTTCACGATGTCGGTGACCGAGGACATGAGCGTGCCCACGAAGTCGGTGTAGGTGATCACCTTGTCGTCCTGGCCGTCGGCGGTCATGCGGTCGTTGTAGGCGTCGAGTATGCCGATGACCTGCTCTTTGCTCTCGAAGTCGATGGGGTAGATGTCGATGCCGCCCGGCTTGGCGGGGTCGGCGTACCCGAGTTTCTTCAGGTTGTTATCGTAGCTTGCCTCCTCGGTGCTCATGAGCGACATCATGAGCTCGCCGAGCTCCTCCTCGGTCATGCTCATCTGGAAGGCGTCCTTGAACTTGTCCTCGTCGATGCTCATGGCGCTGGACATGTTGGCGGCTATCTGGCTCATCGACTGCTGCATGGCGGCAGACACCTGCGCCTCCACGGCGGCCGACATCTGCTGCATATACGCGCCCATAACGTTTTGCAGGTACGAGCTCATGGCCGTGGAGATCGACGCTTGCAGCTGGCCTTGCAGCGCCTGCGCCATGGCGGGCACAGCGGCCTGCATCTTCGCGGAGATCTGCTGCTCAAGCTGGGCCTGGAGCGCCTCGGTGGCTGCGGTCATGTCGATGGAGCCGGTGATGGCGTCGGCGATTTTCTTCTGAACCTCGTCAAGAGCGAGATAGGCTTCTGCACCCTTCTGAATATTGGTGGGGTCGGAAGGATCGAAACCCTCCCATTGGGTGTACCAGGGCCAGAAGCCCGCCATGAGTTCGTTCATGACCGCTTTGACCTTCTCGGAGTTCATGCTGGGTTGCACGTCGCCCATGTCCAGCTTGATGTCGCTGAAATCGAGGTACTGGCCCATGTCGATGCTGCCCGGATCGATGGAGATGCCCGAGCTGTCGAACGCCGGCAGCGATCCCATGTCCAGCGACAGCCCCGACAGATCGAGCGACATGCCGGAAAGTCCGCTGGTCAGCGCGCTCTCGTCGATGGTGAACGCGGCCTGGATGGCATCGCCGTCGATGGTGAACAGCGACTCCATGCCGAAGCCGTCCTCGCCGTCCTGCTCCTCCTCGTCGAAGGACTTGCCGGTGAACACGTTCACGTCCGGGTGCGCCAGCTGGTCCTTCACGATGGCGCTGCTCGCGGCCTGGTCGATCACGTGCGCGGTCAGCGAGGCCGGGTAGTTCAGCCCCGTGCTCAGCATGGTTGCGCTGGCGTCCTCGCGCGGCTGCACCACGCCCACCACGCGCACGTCCTCGCCGCCGGCCACCAGCTTGCGCATGTAGTCGGCGTCGTCGGTCTTGTCCTTCCACACGTTGAACTCGTCGTCGCGCTGGTAGTAGTCGGCGGCGTTCACCAGCTTGAACGACACGTCCAGGATATCCTCGTAGGAGGGGTCCTCCAAGTCGGAAGGCGCGGTCACCTCCTCTTCGGCGGCGAACTTCTTCACCATGTCGTCCAGCTCGGCGGGGTCGCGCAACCCGAGCGTGTACAGCATGAAGTCGCTGATGCCGCCGTTGCCGGTGAGCACGAGCACCACCTCGGTGGGGCTCTCGGGCCAGCGGCCGGCCTTCACGTCGTACTGGTTCTGGTAGAGGCCGGGGTCGCTCGGCATCTCGTAGAACGTGTCGGTGCTCATGGACATGGACATGAGGCTGTTCGAGCTGGCGGACGAGCCCAGGCCCAGCGCCGAGAACGACTTGTCCGGGTTCACCTGGCGCAGGTTCTCGGTGTTGGAGCTGAATATTTGCGGCGCCACGCTGTAGGTGTACTCGATGGCGTTCGTGTACTGCTCGATGCCGCTTTGGCCGCTGTCCAGGTACTCTTTGAGCGACGCCAGGTCGTTGCTGCCGATGCTCGACACCATGTTGGACACCATTTCCACCACGTGCGCGGAGCCCTCGCCCTTGTCCTCGCCGCTCGCGGCCTTGGCACCTTCGCCAGCCGCGCCGAACATCATGGACGTCATGTCGAAGCCGGTGCTCTGGATTTGCAGCGGGTACTCGGAGAGCGTTTCTTCCTCCACGGACTTGATGTAGTTGTTCACGCCGTTGGCCAGCGCCAGGATGGCTGCGATGCCGATGATGCCGATGGAACCCGCGAACGCCGTCATGAGCGTGCGGCCCTTCTTCGTCATGAGGTTCTTGAACGACAGCGCGAGTGCCGTGAGAAACGACATCTTCGTGCGCTGCACCGGCTTCTCGCTGAGGCGCATGTCCTCGGCCGTGGGCTCGTAGGGGTCGGTGTCGCTGCGGATAATGCCGTCGGAGAGGTTCACGATGCGGGTGGCGTATTGTTCGGCCAGCTCCGGGTTGTGCGTGACCATGATGACCAGGCGGTCGTTGGCAATCTCGGTGAGCAGGTCCATGATCTGCACGGACGTCTTGGAATCGAGGGCGCCGGTGGGCTCGTCGGCCAGCAGTATCTCGGGGTCGTTGATGAGGGCGCGCGCGATGGCCACGCGCTGCATCTGCCCGCCGGAGAGCTGGCTCGGCTTCTTGTTCACGTGCTCGCCCAGGCCCACGCGCTCGAGCGCGTTGACGGCGCGCTCGTGGCGCTCGGCGCGCGACACGCCCGACAGCGTGAGAGCTAGCTCCACGTTGGCGAGCACCGTCTGATGGGGGATGAGGTTGTAGCTTTGGAACACGAAGCCGATGCGGTTGTTGCGGTAGGCGTCCCAGTCCTTGTCGCGGTACTGCTCGGTCGAGATGCCGTCGATGATGAGGTTGCCCGAATCGTAGTGGTCGAGGCCGCCCACGATGTTCAGGAGCGTGGTCTTGCCCGAGCCGGAGGGGCCGAGGATGGCCACGAACTCGTTGTCGCGAAACGACACCGACACGTTGTCGAGCGCCACTTGCGTGAAGTCGGCGGTGGTGTAGGACTTGCAGATATTCAGCAGCTGGAGCATGGTGCGCCTTTCAGCGCGCTTCGGGCGCGCAGGTGTTGCGTAAAGGTTGGTGTTTCGTCAATCATGGTTGATTCTCGCCCTTTCACCGCCTGAAAAGGCCGAATCTCCACCGAGTTTACCGAACGGTTACCTAACGAAGCCGATCCCCGTTTTGTCCCATTTGGGGACAGTCCCCAAATGGGACATCCCCAAATGGGATATCTGCCTGTCCGCACTTTCGTCATCGCAGGGCGCCGGCCGACGCGGGATGCAGCGCCGCCCTGCGCATCGGTCGCCCGCTTCCCGCAGCCGGGGTGCTATCATGGTTCGTTGCGTGCGGCAGACGGGCAAAGGAGGGCTGCGTGGACAGAACGGACGAGCGGTACGGGCAGTACGTCGCCATCCTGGAGGAGGAGCTCATCGCGGCCATGGGGTGCACCGAGCCCATCGCCATCGCGCTGGCAGCGGCGCGGGCGCGCGAGCTTCTGGGTACCGAGCCCGCGCGCGTGAGCGTGGCGGCCAGCGGCAGCATCATCAAGAACGCGAAGAGCGTGGTCGTGCCGCATACGGGCGGCCTCAAGGGCATCGAAGCCGCAGCGGCGGCCGGCATCGTGGCGGGGCGTCCCGAGCGCAAGCTGGAGGTCATCGCCGAGGTGGGACCGGATGAGGTGCGCGCCATCGCCGGCTACCTGGCGCGGGCGTCCATCGAGGTGGCGCGCACGGACGACGCGGTGGACTTCGACGTAGTCGTGCGCGTGGCCGGCGCCTCCGGGCAACACGAGGCGCTCGTGCGCATCGCCGACTACCACACCAACATCGTACGCGAGGAGCGCGACGGCGAGGTGCTGCTCGACGCGCCGCTGGCCTCCGAGGCGGGCACGGCGGAAGGGCTCACGGATCGCAGTGTGCTCACGATGGCCGGCATCTGGGACTTCGCCACCACCGTGGACTTGGACGACGTGCGCGGGCTGCTCGAGCGGCAGATCGCCTGCAACGACGCCATCGCGCGCGAGGGCCTGGCCGGCGACTGGGGCGCGAACATCGGCAGCGTCATGCTGGGCGCCTACGGCGACGACATCAAAGTGCGCGCGTGCGCATGCGCCGCGGCAGCGTCCGACGCGCGCATGAGCGGCTGCGAGCTGCCGGTGGTCATCAACTCGGGCAGCGGCAACCAGGGCATCACCGTGTCGGTGCCGCTCATCGAGTACGCGCGCCACCTGGGGTCGACCGAGGAGCAGCTGCTGCGCGCGCTCGCGCTGTCCAACCTCGTGGCCATCCACCAGAAGACGGGCATCGGGCGGCTCTCCGCGTTCTGCGGCGCGGTGTGCGCGGGCGCGGCGGCGGGCGCCGGCATCGCGTACCTGGACGGCGGCGGCTACAAGGAGGCATGCCACGCCGTGGTGAACGCGCTCTCCATCGTGGCCGGCATGGTGTGCGACGGCGCGAAGCCCTCGTGCGCCGGCAAGATCGCGTTCTCGGTGAACGCCGGCATCCTCGGCTATGTGATGTACCGCGATGGCCAGCAGTTCTACGGCGGCGACGGCATCGTGAAGAAGGGCGTGGAGAACACCATCGACTCCATCGCCCGTCTCGGCCGCGACGGCATGCGCGCCACCAACGACGAGATCATCAGGATCATGCTGGGCTCGTAGGGAGATGTCATCCTGAGCGGAGCGCGTCAGCGCGGAGTCGAAGGATCCCATGCGGCGACAGCATTAGCGCTTCCCGGTCGCGGCAAGAATTTGCGGCTGTGGCACGCGCGGCGCGTTCGCGAAATTCGCGACCTGGGGAAACGTCGGCGGTTGGTCGCCCGCACCGCCCGAATTCCGCCTGATCCGTGCCACAGCCGCAAATTCCTGCCGCTATGCCGGAGCGCTTTCCCGCTTCAGCCCCGCTATGCCAGCCGTGACGCTTCCGGCTGGCGCCGCATGGGATCCTTCGACTCCGCTCCCTTTGGTCGCTCCGCTCAGGATGACGAGGGGGGGGGGAGCCCGCTCGCTTACTCCTCGCCTCGGCGGTGGCTCATGATGATCTCGCGCGACTCCTCCAGGGCGCTCAGCAGGGGGCGCAACCGCTCTTCGTTCTCGTGCTTGTAAATATAGTAGATGATGAAGTTCGCGTCCTCATCGGCGATGGGGATGCTCACCGTCTGGTTCACGTCCTCGAGGAACTTCAGCTGGCGCAGATCCTTCTGCAGGATAAGGACGCCGCCTTCGGGCGCGGTGGTGGCGTAGCTCGTCACGGCCCTTCCCAGGATGGGGCGCTTCTTCGGATCGAAGCCGTGTGCGTGGCACACCTGCTCGATGCGCCGCCATCCCGAGATGGAGTACTCGTCGAAGAACTGGATGAGCGTCTCGTCGGCGAGATCCTCCATATGCAGCTCACTTCGCTCGGCGAGGGGATGGTTGCGGTCGACGACGGCCACGAACTGCGTCTGCACGAGGGGTTGGAACACGAGCCCCCGCTCGGCGAGCGCATGCTCCTCAAGGTAGGCGAACACGACGTCTATCTCGTCCGACTCCAACAGGTCGAACAGCGGCTGGTTCTCGTGGTGCTCGAACACGATGGGCACGTGGCGCTGATCGTTGAGCAGCACCGTGGACAACGAGATGATGCTGGAAACCGTGTTGTCGTAGAGGATGCCGTCCACGCGGATGGGCTTCTCGCGCACGACGGTGGCGATGGCGGCCTGCGCGCGGTCGTAGGCGTCGACCATCTCGAGCGCGCAGCCGAACAGGATGCGGCCGGCCTCGCTCAGCTGCACGGTGCGCCGGTCGCGGATGAGCAGCTCGGCGTCGAACTCGCGTTCGAGCGCGGCGATGTGCTTGCTCAGCGCCGGCTGCGTCATGTGCAGCTCCTCGGCTGCCTGCGTGAAGTTCAGGCAGCGCGCCAGCGTGATGAATTCGCGGTAGGTGTCTATGTTCATCTGCGTTCCCCCTGCCCATGCGAGCGTTTCCCCGCCCGTATGGTACCACGCCGCATCGCGTCGCCGAAACACTGGGAGCCAGGCAGGGGAAACGGAATAACGATATGCCTTATTCGCATCACCGGTCGCACGATCTCCCCAGACGTTATTTCCTCACACCTCGCACGCCCGGTATGCTCGATTCACGGACAAGGACAACCGGAGAGAAGGAGGGCATATGGGGAAGCTCACCATGACGCGGCGCTCGTTCACCGAGCTGGCGGCGGTCGTCGGCACGGCGGCGGCGCTCGGCGTCGGGGCGAATCCCGCGCAGGCGCTCGCCGAAAGCGCGCAGCAGCAGGAGGGCGGCGGCCAGGGCATCAAGAAGATCCGCTCGTGCTGCCGCGGCTGCGGCAAGGTGGAATGCGGCGTGTGGGTGTACGTGCAGGACGGCAAGGTCATCCGCACTGAAGGCGACGAGTCGTGCTTCAACACCATGGGCAACCATTGTAGCAAAGGGCAGGCGTCCATCCAGGCGGCCTACCACCCCGACCGCATCAAGCATCCCATGAAGCGCACGAACCCCAAGGGCGACGAGAACCCCGGCTGGGTGCGCATCAGCTGGGACGAGGCGTACCAGACCATCGCCGACAACATCATGCAGATCCGCGAGAAGTACGGCGCGCAGAGCCTGTTCACCTGGTGCGGCACGGGCCGCCAGTGGTGCATGCAGTCCGACGCCGGCATGGCGCTCGAGCTGTTCGGCACACCCAACATCGTGGCCGCCTACCAGGTGTGCAAGGGGCCGCGCCACTTCTCGTCGCGTCTGGACAACGTGCAGGCGTGGTCGTGGAGCGAGGTGATCAACCACTCGACGAAGTACGTGCAGTGGGCCACCGACCCGTCCATCTCGAACTACGACGACTCGTCGCGCCTGGTCACCGATGTGGCTCGTCAGGCCGACGCGTTCATCGTGGTCGACCCGCGCATGTCGAACCTCGGCCGCACGGCGAAATACTGGCTGAACCTGCGCCCCGGCACCGACAACGCCATGGCGCTCGGGTGGTGCCACATTATCCTCGAGCACGACCTGGTGGACTGGCAGTTCGTGAAGCGCTGGTCGAACGCGCCGTTCGTCGTGGTGCCCGATATGGAGCCCACCGGCTAC is part of the Arabiibacter massiliensis genome and encodes:
- the ngr gene encoding nigerythrin, which encodes MKLRDAIPTADNCTNMNGFGTCEVGTTLENLKAAISGETGASAKYAAFAKAAKEQGYDQIARLFEATSAAEQIHIGLEYALVAEMEPGFEKPAAPEAEGAQTDLNLISGAQGEIFETSDMYPAFIAKAQEEGNAKAVQVFTRAKLAESVHAERYLAAYNDLDAADDDTFYLCPICGYIHKGEDFEKCPICFCPKASFTAF
- a CDS encoding L-serine ammonia-lyase, iron-sulfur-dependent, subunit alpha; this encodes MDRTDERYGQYVAILEEELIAAMGCTEPIAIALAAARARELLGTEPARVSVAASGSIIKNAKSVVVPHTGGLKGIEAAAAAGIVAGRPERKLEVIAEVGPDEVRAIAGYLARASIEVARTDDAVDFDVVVRVAGASGQHEALVRIADYHTNIVREERDGEVLLDAPLASEAGTAEGLTDRSVLTMAGIWDFATTVDLDDVRGLLERQIACNDAIAREGLAGDWGANIGSVMLGAYGDDIKVRACACAAAASDARMSGCELPVVINSGSGNQGITVSVPLIEYARHLGSTEEQLLRALALSNLVAIHQKTGIGRLSAFCGAVCAGAAAGAGIAYLDGGGYKEACHAVVNALSIVAGMVCDGAKPSCAGKIAFSVNAGILGYVMYRDGQQFYGGDGIVKKGVENTIDSIARLGRDGMRATNDEIIRIMLGS
- a CDS encoding LysR family transcriptional regulator; the encoded protein is MNIDTYREFITLARCLNFTQAAEELHMTQPALSKHIAALEREFDAELLIRDRRTVQLSEAGRILFGCALEMVDAYDRAQAAIATVVREKPIRVDGILYDNTVSSIISLSTVLLNDQRHVPIVFEHHENQPLFDLLESDEIDVVFAYLEEHALAERGLVFQPLVQTQFVAVVDRNHPLAERSELHMEDLADETLIQFFDEYSISGWRRIEQVCHAHGFDPKKRPILGRAVTSYATTAPEGGVLILQKDLRQLKFLEDVNQTVSIPIADEDANFIIYYIYKHENEERLRPLLSALEESREIIMSHRRGEE
- a CDS encoding ATP-binding cassette domain-containing protein, yielding MLQLLNICKSYTTADFTQVALDNVSVSFRDNEFVAILGPSGSGKTTLLNIVGGLDHYDSGNLIIDGISTEQYRDKDWDAYRNNRIGFVFQSYNLIPHQTVLANVELALTLSGVSRAERHERAVNALERVGLGEHVNKKPSQLSGGQMQRVAIARALINDPEILLADEPTGALDSKTSVQIMDLLTEIANDRLVIMVTHNPELAEQYATRIVNLSDGIIRSDTDPYEPTAEDMRLSEKPVQRTKMSFLTALALSFKNLMTKKGRTLMTAFAGSIGIIGIAAILALANGVNNYIKSVEEETLSEYPLQIQSTGFDMTSMMFGAAGEGAKAASGEDKGEGSAHVVEMVSNMVSSIGSNDLASLKEYLDSGQSGIEQYTNAIEYTYSVAPQIFSSNTENLRQVNPDKSFSALGLGSSASSNSLMSMSMSTDTFYEMPSDPGLYQNQYDVKAGRWPESPTEVVLVLTGNGGISDFMLYTLGLRDPAELDDMVKKFAAEEEVTAPSDLEDPSYEDILDVSFKLVNAADYYQRDDEFNVWKDKTDDADYMRKLVAGGEDVRVVGVVQPREDASATMLSTGLNYPASLTAHVIDQAASSAIVKDQLAHPDVNVFTGKSFDEEEQDGEDGFGMESLFTIDGDAIQAAFTIDESALTSGLSGMSLDLSGLSLDMGSLPAFDSSGISIDPGSIDMGQYLDFSDIKLDMGDVQPSMNSEKVKAVMNELMAGFWPWYTQWEGFDPSDPTNIQKGAEAYLALDEVQKKIADAITGSIDMTAATEALQAQLEQQISAKMQAAVPAMAQALQGQLQASISTAMSSYLQNVMGAYMQQMSAAVEAQVSAAMQQSMSQIAANMSSAMSIDEDKFKDAFQMSMTEEELGELMMSLMSTEEASYDNNLKKLGYADPAKPGGIDIYPIDFESKEQVIGILDAYNDRMTADGQDDKVITYTDFVGTLMSSVTDIVNMISYVLVAFVAISLVVSSIMIGVITYISVLERKKEIGILRSIGASKGDISRVFNAETIIVGFTAGIIGIGVTALACIPANAIVYSLFDVANVASLPWQAALVLVGISVLLTFLAGLIPSSAAAREDPVEALRSE